The following proteins come from a genomic window of Bacteroidota bacterium:
- a CDS encoding helix-turn-helix transcriptional regulator produces the protein MEKWELHNQIKVRRAMKDITQEELAAEIGVTRKTINTIENGRFVPSTILAIRLARFFGIPVEELFTLVEK, from the coding sequence ATGGAAAAATGGGAATTACATAACCAGATTAAAGTTCGGCGGGCGATGAAGGACATAACACAGGAAGAGCTTGCTGCTGAAATCGGGGTAACCAGAAAGACCATCAATACCATTGAAAATGGCAGGTTTGTACCATCGACTATTTTAGCCATCAGGCTGGCAAGGTTTTTTGGGATTCCGGTTGAAGAATTATTTACCTTAGTTGAAAAGTAA